In Lagopus muta isolate bLagMut1 chromosome 35, bLagMut1 primary, whole genome shotgun sequence, the genomic window gttgtggggcactgggagggactgggatggactgggagggactgggagggggttgtggggcactgggagggactgggtggcaactgggatggactgggagtaactgggatggactgggagggactgggatggggttatggggcactgggaggaactgggaggatCTGGAGGCCCCTACTGGTCCCTACTGGTCCATACAGATCCCTACTGGTCCTTACTGGTCCTTACTGGTCCCTACTGGTCCCTATGGGTCTATATTGGTCCCTACTGGTCCCTATTGGTCCTTACTGGTCCCTACTGGTctatactggtccatactggtctaTATTGGTCCCTACTGGTCTATACTGGTctatactggtccatactggtctaTATTTGTCCCTACTGGTCCCTACTCGCCCATACTGATctatactggtccatactggcCCATATTGGTCCCTATTGGTCCTTACTGGTCCCTACTGGTctatactggtccatactggtctaTATTGGTCCCTACTGGTCCCTACTGGTCCATACTGGCCCATACTGATctatactggtccatactggcCCATATTGGTCCCTACTGGTCCTTACTGGTTCCTACTGGTCTCTACTGGTCTATATTAGTCTATACTGATCTATACTGGTCCCTACTGGTCTATATTGGTCCATACTGGCCCATACTGGTCTATACTGATCtgtactggtccatactggtctaTATTGGTCCATACTGGTCTATACTGGTCCTTACTGGTCCCTACTGGTCCTTACTGCTCCATACTCTCCctactggtccatactggtctaTATTAGTCCATACTGATATACACTGGTCcgtactggtccatactggtccctACTGGTCTATACTGGTCCCTACTGGCCCATACTGGTCCCTACTGGTCCTTACTGGTCCCTACTGGTCTCTACTGGTCTATATTAGTCCATACTCATCTATACTGGTCCCTACTGGTCTATAttggtccatactggtccatactggtctaTACTGGTCCGTACTGGTCCTTACTGGTCCCTACTGGTTCCTACGGGTGTCTATTGGTCCCTACTGGTCCctactggtccatactggtctcTACTGATCCATACTGGTCCCTACTGGTCCCTACTGGTctatactggtccatactggtccatactggtccctactggtccatactggtccatactggcCCATATTGGTCCCTACTGGTCTATATTAGTCCATACTGATCTATACTGGTCCCTACTGGTCTATATTGGTCCCTACTGGTctatactggtccatactggtctcTACTGATCCATACTGATCTGTACTGGTCcgtactggtccatactggtctaTATTGGTCCATACTGGTCTATACTGGTCCTTACTGGTCCCTACTGGTCCTTACTGCTCCATACTCTCCctactggtccatactggtctaTATTAGTCCATACTGATATACACTGGTCcgtactggtccatactggtccatactgaTCTATACTGGTCCCTACTGGTCCCTAATGGTCCCTACTGGTCTATACTGGTCCCTACTGGTCCCTACTGGTCTATACTGGTCCATACAGGTCCCTACTGGTCCTTACTGGTCCCTGCTGGTCCTTAGTGGTCCTACTGGTTGATACTGGCCCATACTGGTCCATACCGGGTCCCTACTGATCCctactggtccatactggtcctaCTGGTCTATATTGGTCCATAATGGTCCATACGGGTCTATACTGGTCCCTACTGGTctatactggtccatactggtccttactggtccatactggtcccacAGACGTTCTCCTTCGTGGGGGTCCGCATCCCCCTCCCCACTGGCGCTGATGGTCAATggccgccgcccccccccggCTCCGCAGTCGCCGCCCCCCCGCCTGTCCTGCAGCTGCGCCCCCGACAGCCCCTCGTTAGAGCGTTAATTAacgaaggggggggggggggggcgttAATGAGTCGGGGGCGGCTCGTTAGCGCCGCCCTTaatgagggggggggggggggaaagggtgGGGGTGAGTGGGGGAATAAAGGTGTGAAGGGAGCGTGAGTGGTGGTGGAGTCTgtggggcggcggggggggacattgggggtcaatgggggtaatggggtcaatggggactttggggtcaatgggggcaatggggacattggggtcaatggggctttggggtcaatgggaataatggggtcaatggggacattggggtcaatggcgGCAATGGTGACattgggggtcaatgggggctttggggtcattggggtcaatgggggcaatggggacactggggtcaatgggggcagtgggggcattggggtcaatgggggcactggggtcaatgggggacattggggtcaatgggggcagtggggtcagtggggtcaatagggacattggggtcaatggggataatgggggcaatggggacattggcgtcagtggggtcaatgggggctttggggtcaatggggactttggggtcaatgggagCAAtagggacattggggtcaatgggagtaatggggtcaatggggtcctttggggtcaatgggggctttggggtcagtggagtcaatggggtcaatggggtcaatggggacattggggtcaatggggtctataggggcaatggggtcagtggggacattgggggtcAATGGGAATAAtgggggtcagtggggtctatgggggaCATCGGGGTTAATggggctttggggtcaatggggacattggggtcaatggcgGCAATGGTgacattgggggcaatgggggcaatggggtcagtggggtcagtgggggcagtgggggcaatggggataatgggggcaatggggacattggggtcagtggggtcaatgggggctttggggtcaatggggtcaatggggaaCATTGGGGGTGAATGGGGACATTGgagtcaatggggtcaatgggggcattggggtcaatggggacattggggtcaatgggggcaatggggcattggggtcaatggggacattggggtcaatgggggcaatgggggcattggggtcaatggggacattgggggtcaatgggggcaatgggggcattggggtcaatggggacattggggtcaaaagggacattggggtcaatgggggtaATGGGGTCTATAGCggcaatggggtcagtggggacattggggtcaatggggactttggggtcaatgggggtttggggtcagtggggtcaatgggggcagtggggtcaatggggacattggggtcaatggggataatgggggcaatggggacattgggatcagtggggtcaatgggggctttggggtcaatggggacattggagtcaatggggtcaatggggacattgggggtgaatggggacattggggtcagtggggtcaatggggtcagtggggtcaatgggggcaatggggctttggggtcaatggggtcaatgaggacattggggtcagtgaagtcaatggggtcaatgggggacattggggtcagtggcGGCAatggtgtcattggggtcaatggggtcaataggGACATTGGGGTCTATAggggcaatggggtcagtggggtcagtgggggctttggggtcaatggggacattcgggtcaatggggtctatgggggacATCGGGGTTAATggggctttggggtcaatgggggcattggggtcaatggggataatgggggcaatggggacattggcgtcagtggggtcaatgggggctttggggtcaatggggacattggggacattggggtcaatggggtctatagggggcaatggggtcaatgagggcaatggggtcaatggggacattggggtcagtggggtctaTAGGGGCACTGGGGTCTGTGGTgccaatggggtcaatggggacattggggtcagtggggtctaTAGGGGCACTGGGGTCTGTGGTgccaatggggtcaatgggggcattggggtcaatgggaataatggggacattgggggcaatgggggctttggggtcattggggtcaatgggggcattggggtcaatggggacactggggtcaatggggtcaatgggggcagtggggtcaatgggggacATAGGGGGtgatggggacattggggtcagtaGGGACACTTGGGgtattggggtcaatgggggcattgggggctttggggtcaatgggggcactggggtcaatggggacattggggtcaatggggacattgggggtgaatggggtcaatgggggatttggggtcaatggggccattttggggccgCCATTTTGGGTCTCCATTTTGGacccattttggggccattttgggtccaatttATTCCATTTTGGGGCGGCCATTTTGGGTCCCCAATCAGGGCCACCATTTTGGGGCGGCCATTTTGGGGTAGCCATTTTGGGTCCCCAATCAGGGCCACCATTTTGGGGCCGCCATTTTGGGTCCCCAATCACGGCCACCATTTTGGGGCCGCCATTTTGGGTCTCCACCTGGGCCaccattttggggccattttgtgTCCAATTTACCCCATTTTGGGGCCGCCATTTTGGTTCCCCAGTGAGGGCTGCCATAGTTTGGCCaccattttggggccattttgggtcCCCAATCAGGGCGGCCATTTTGGGGCGGCCATTTTGGGGTAGCCATTTTGGGTCTCTACCAGGGCCACCATTTTGGGGTGGCCATTTTGGGTCCCCAATCAGGGCCACCATTTTGGGGCGGCCATTTTGGGTCCCCAATCAGAGCCGCCATTTTGGGGCCGCCATTTTGGGGCCGCCATTTTTGGTTCTCCACCTGGGCCaccattttggggccattttgggtccaatttgccccattttggggccatttcgGGGCGGCCATTTCGGATCCCCAATGAAGGCCGCCATTTTGGGTCTCCACCTGGGCCaccattttggggccattttgtgTCCAATTTACCCCATTTTGGGGTGGCCATTTTGGGGCGGCCATTTTGGGTCCCCAATCAGGGCCACCATTTTGGGGCGGCCATTTTGGGGTAGCCATTTTGGGTCTCTACCAGGGCCACCATTTTGGGGTGGCCATTTTGGGTCCCCAATCAGGGCCACCATTTTGGGGCGGCCATTTTGGGTCCCCAATCAGAGCCGCCATTTTGGGGCCGCCATTTTGGGGCCGCCATTTTGGTTCTCCACCTGGGCCaccattttggggccattttgggtccaatttgccccattttggggccatttcgGGGCGGCCATTTCGGATCCCCAATGAAGGCCGCCATTTTGGGTCTCCACCTGGGCCaccattttggggccattttgtgtttttgtgtcCAATTTACCCCATTTTGGGGTGGCCATTTTGGGGCGGCCATTTTGGGTCCCCAATCAGGGCCACCATTTTGGGGCGGCCATTTTGGGGTAGCCATTTTGGGTCTCTACCAGGGCCACCATTTTGGGGcggccattttggggtccccaaTCAGAGCCGCCATTTTGGGGCGGCCATTTTGGGTCTCCATCAGGGCGGCCATTTTGGGTCCGTTTTGTATCCCCATTTTGGGGGCCATTTGGtgccattttggggccattctGCACCCCCCACTTCCtgacccccccccaccccccattttgggtccaatcCCCCCCATTTTGGCTccatttcccccccctccccccacccccaacaCCACGCGCTCTCCCCATCATTAAAAACCATCCGTCCTTTAATCGTCACATCGTTAACGAGGTATCAAAATTaattggggggtggggggtggggtttttttgggggggggtcaCGACACCACGAACAcggaggggtgggggagggggggtggggagggggggggggtcatttttggggtgatttttgccttttttgggGTCGTATTTTAGGAATCGTCTTCGCCGTTGGCGCTGTCGCGGTCGTCCTCCCCCTTCTTCCGCTTCCTTCTCATCTCCCTTGATGGATTCCAGCTGCCGTTCGTTAATTACGAGCTCATTAAGGGTTAATTAAGCCCCCTCGACGCCTTCCGCCCATTTCTCGCCCTTTTCTTCCACCCCTTTTTTTGCTTCTCCCCAATTAATTGCTCCCTAATTAATCACCTTCccatctcccccctcccccagtCAATTCCCTGTTCCTCccctaattaattaattacctcccccatatccccctaATTAATCCCCCATTTCTCCCTTAATTACCTCCCCATATCCCCCTCCACTTAATTAATTCCTCATTCCTCACTTAATTCATTAATTacctccccatttctccccccaATTAATCCCTCATTTCTCCCTTAATTacctccccatctcccccctcCACTTAATTCCTCCCTTAATTCATTAATTacctccccatttctccccctaATTAATCCCCCATTTCTCCCTTAATTACCTCCCCATATCCCTCTCCACTTAATTAATTCCTCATTCTTCCCTTAATTAcctccccatatccccccccaatTAATCCATCATTTCTCCCTTAATTACCTCTCCATGTCCCCCCTCCACTTCTCCCCAATTAATTGCTCCCTAATTAATCACCTTCCCATCTCCCCCCCTCACCAATCAATTCCCCATTCCTCCCTAATTAATTACCTCCCCATATCCCCCTAATTAATCCCTCATTTCTCCCTTAATTAcctccccatgtcccccctCCACTTAATTCCTCCCTTAATTCATTAATTACctccccatttcttcccctAATTAATCCCTCATTTCTCCCTTAATTACCTCCCCATATCCCTCTCCACTTAATTAATTCCTCATTCCTCCCTTAATTCGTTAATTACCTCCCCATATCCCCCTAATTAATCCCCCATTTCTCCCTTAATTAcctccccatgtcccccctCCACTTAATTCCTCCCTTAATTCATTAATTACCTCCCCATTTCTCTCCCTAATTAATCCGCCATTTCTCCCTTAATTAcctccccatgtcccccctCCCACTTCTCCCCAATTAATTGCTCCCTAATTAATCACCTTcccatctccccctcccccaattcccccattcatttcccccccccattcatttcctccccattccccccccctcctccctccccaacCCCTCTGGTGGTCCCTAATGACCCCCACTAATTAACCCCCCCTCGTTAATTACCTCATCATCCCCCCCTCTCTTCTGCATCCTCGTCATCCAGcagctccccctcccccccccatttcccctccacccccatctccccattgccccccacctccccctcAAGTCAACCCCCCTTGCGGTCCCTAATCCCCCCTCGTTAATTAAGCTCGTTAATTACCCTCGTTAATTACCTGATCGTCCCCCCCTCTCCTCCGCATCCTCATCATCCAGcagctccccctccccccattccccattcccccccatctccccatcgccccccatctccccccattcactcctcaaccccccccccccggtggTCCCTAATCCCCCCTCGTTAATTAAGCTTGTTAATTACCCGGGTTAATTACCTGATCGTCCCCCCTCTCCTCCGCATCCTCGTCATCCAGcagcccccccctcccccccatctccccatccccccccatctcccctttgcccccatctccccattgccccccatctccccctcaACTCAACCCCCCTTGCGGTCCCTAATCCCACCTCGTTAATTAAGCTCGTTAATTACCCTCGTTAATTACCTGATCGTCCCCCCTCTCCTCTGCATCCTCGTCATCCAgcagccccccctcccccccatctccccatccccccccattccccatcccccccatctccccattcCCCATCTCCCCATTCACTCAACCCCCCCTGTGGTCCCTAATCACCCCCCCTAATTAACCCCCCCTCGTTAATTACCTGATCGTCCCCCCTCTCCTCTGCATCCTCATCATCCAGcagctccccctcccccccattccccatcccccccatctccccattgcccccatctccccccattcACTCCTCAATCCCCCCCCCTTGCAGTCCCTAATCACCCCCACTAATTAACCTCGTTAATTACCTCATCATCCCTCCTCTCCTCCGCATCCTCATCATCCAGCAggtccccctcccccccatcccccattcccccccatctccccattcACTCAACCCCTGTGATGGTCACTAATGACCCCCCCCTCATTAATTACCCTCGTTAATTACCTGATCGTCCCCCCTCTCCTCTGCATCCTCGTCATCCAGcagctcccccctcccccccatcccccatccccccccatctccccattgccccccaactccccattgccccccatctccccattcACTCAACCCCCCTTGCGGTCCCTAATCCCCCCTCGTTAATTACCCTCATTAATTACCTCATCATCCCCCCTCTCCTCTGCATCCTCATCATCCAGCagttccccctccccccccccatcccccatcccccccatctccccatcacccccatTCACTCCTCAACCCCCCCCCCTTGCAGTCCCTAATCACCCCCACTAATTAACCTCGTTAATTACCTCATCATCCCTCCTCTCCTCCGCATCCTCGTCATCCAGCAGctcccctccacccccatcacccattcccccccatctccccattgcccccaactcccccctcctccctccccaaccccccccctgGTGGTCCCTAATCACCCCCACTAATTAACCCCCCCCCTCATTAATTACCTCATCATCCCTCCTCTCTTCCGCATCCTCATCATCCAGcagctccccctcccccccattcCCCATTCATTCCCTCCACATTCCCCtcctcaacccccccccccccttgcgGTCCCTAATCCCCCCTCGTTAATTAAGCTCGTTAATTACCCTCGTTAATTACCTGATCGTCCCCCCTCTCCTCTGCATCCTCGTCATCCAgcagccccccctcccccccatctccccatccccccccattccccatcccccccatctccccattcccccccatctccccattcACTCAACCCCCCCTGTGGTCCCTAATCACCCCCCCTAATTAACCCCCCCCTCGTTAATTACCTGATCGTCCCCCCCTCTCCTCTGCATCCTCATCATCCAGcagctccccctcccccccattccccatccccccccatctccccatcccccccatctccccattgcccccatctccccccattaACTCCTCATCCTCCCCCCCTTGCGGTCCCTAATGACCCCCCCTCGTTAATTACCCTCGTTAATTAATTACCTGATCGtccccccctctcctccccatccTCATCATCCAGCAGCTCCCCCTCCTCAGCTGAATCTCCCCCCCCATtccccatctccccctccccccatcacccccatctccccatcaccccaAATCTCCCCATTCACTCAACCCCCCCTGGTGGTCCCTAATGACCCCCACTAATTAACCCCCCCCTCGTTAATTACCTCATCATCCCTCCTCTCCTTTGCATCCTCATCATCCAGcagctccccctcccccccattccccatcccccccatctccccatcccccccatctccccattgcccccatctccccatcacccccatcTCTCCATTACCCCCCATCATTGAGCCCCCAGGGGGGTCCCTAATCCCCCCTAATTAATTACCCTCGTTAATTACCCTCGTTAATTACCTGATCGTCCCCCCCTCTCCTCCGCATCCTCGTCATCCAGCAGGTCCCCCTCCTCGGCCGAATCCTCTCCTCCCGCCTCCGTTTTGGGGCCGCTCTCCTCCTTTTTGCTCGACgcccctccctgctcctcctccgTTTTGTCGCTCTTCTGCTCTGCGGCCCCCGAGAAAAaacccccccaaaccccccccaaatTGGCTCCATTTGGGGTTTTTAAGCCAAAAACGCCTCGATTCGCCCCAaatttgggggatttggggcctTACTTTGCTCCTTTTCGATCTTCTCCAGGCTCTCGAGGAGGGAATCGACTTTCTGCTTGATTTGGCTCAGCTCCTTCTTGATGGTCTGCAGGTCGTCGCCTTTCACTGTTGGAAGCATCCGAAATTGGGGGGTTGGACCCAAAATGAGGGGGAATTTGACCCAAAAAAGGGGAAATCTGACatgaaaatggggaaatttgACCCAAAAAAGGTGAAGTTTGACcgaaaaaggagaaatttgaccagaaaatggggaaatttgacccaaaaaagaagaaatttgacccaaaaaggggaaatttgaCCAGAAATAGGGTTAATTTGAcatgaaaaaggggaaatttggcatgaaaatgggggaaatttgACCCAAGAAGGAGAaatttgaccaaaaaaaaggagaaatttcaaCCAAAAATGAGGCATCTGAtccaaaaaaggggaaatttgacccaaaaaggggaaatttgacctgaaaaaggaggaatttgacccaaaaaggggaaatttgacccaaaaaaggaggaatttgacccaaaaaggagaaatttgacccaaaaaaggggaaatttgaCCAGAAATAGGGGAAATCTGAcatgaaaaaggggaaatttgacctgaaaaagaggagatttgaccccaaaatggggaaATCTGACCAGAAATAGGGGAAATTTGACCCAAAAAGGGGAAATTTCACccaaaaaggggaaatttgacccaaaaaagaggaaatttgacctgaaaatggagaaatctgaccagaaaatggggaaatttgACCTGAAAACGGGGAAATCTGACCCAAAAAGGGAAAATCATACATGAAAATGGGGAAAGTTGACCTGAAAAGGAGGAATTTGACCcgaaaaaggggaaatttgacccaaaaaaggggaaatttgacatgaaaaaggggaaatttgacctgaaaaaggggaaatttgaCCCAAAAAAGGGGCAAATTTGGCatgaaaatggggaaatttgaccagaaaaaagggaaatttggcatgaaaatggggaaatttgACCCAAAAAGGGGAAATATGACTTGAAATAGGGGAAATTTGACCAGAAATAGGGGAAATTTGGCATGAAAATGGGGAAATCTGActcaaaaaggagaaatttgacctgaaaaaggagaaatctgaCTTGAAATGGGGGAGATTGGACCCAAAAATGGGGAAATGTGActcaaaaaggagaaatttgacttgaaaaaggggaaatttgacccaaaaaggggaaatttgacctgaaaaaggggaaatttgacccaaaaaagaggaaatttgacctgaaaatggggaaatctgaccagaaaatggggaaatttgACCTGAAAAAGGAGGAATTTGACCCAAAAGGGAGAAATCTGACCTGAAAGAGGGGAAATCTGAcatgaaaaaggggaaatttggcatgaaaatggggaaatttgacccaaaaaggggaaatttgaCATGAAAAAGGACAAATTTGACCTGAAAAAGAGGAGATTTGAcccaaaaaaggggaaatttcaCCCAAAAAAAGGGGAAATCTGACCAGAAATAGGGGAAATCTGacatgaaaaaggagaaatttgaCCCAAAAAGGAGGAATTTGACccaaaaaggggaaatttgacatgaaaaaggagaaatttacCTGAAAAAGGGGAAATCTGACCCAAAAGGGGAAATCTGACACGAAAATGGGGAAATTTGACATGAAAAAGGAGGAATTTGACCCAAAAGGGAGAAAACTGACCTGAAAGAGGGGAAATCTGAcatgaaaaaggggaaatttggCATGAAAATGGGGAAATCTGACCCAAAAAGGAGGAATTTGACccaaaaaaagaggaatttgaccaaaaaaaggagaaatttgacctgaaaaagaggagatttgacccaaaaatgggaaatttgacccaaaaatggggaaatttgACCCAAAAATGGGGAAATGTGACCCAAAAAGGAGGAATTTGACCTGAAATGGGGGAAATGTGAcatgaaaaaggggaaatttgacccaaaaaggagaaatttgacccaaaaaaggagaaatctgacccaaaaaaggggaaatttgacccaaaaaaggggaaatttgacccgaaaaaggggaaatttgacccgaaaaagggagaaaagggagaaaaccCCATAAATAACcccaaaaaggaagaaaccaaGACTGGAAAATGAATCCAACATGAAGAGAAACCCCCAAAAATCCCAATGAAACCCAATGAAACCCAACTGAAACTCAATGAAGACCCAAAATGAGGGGAAATTTGGGGGGTTGGAGCAAAAATGAGGGGAAATTTGGGGGGTTGGAGCAAAAATGAGGGGGAATTTGGGGGGTTGGAGGCAAAATGAGGGGAAATTTGGGGGTTTGGAGGCAAAATGAGGGGGAATTTGGGGGGTTGGACCAAAAATGAGGGGAAATTTGGGGGTTTGGAAGCAAAAATGAGGGGGAATTTGGGGTTGGATGGGTGAAAATGGGATGCGAAAGTTGTAGGGTGGAAAAGAAGGGGGGAAGGAAATGGGGTGGAAATGGGAGAGGAGGTGAAGAAATGGGGAAAGTaggggaaaagggggaatggGAGCTGAAAAGGGGGAATTTGGCCTGAAATGGGGGAGATTGGACCcaaaaatggggaaatttggcatgaaaaaggggaaatctgacccaaaaaggggaaatttgacccgaaaaaggagaaatttgaccagaaaatggggaaatttcacatgaaaaaggggaaatttgacccaaaaaaggagaaatctgacatgaaaatggggaaatttgACATGAAAACGGGGAAATTTGActcaaaaaggagaaatttgaCCCAAAGATGGAGAAATCTGActtgaaaaaggggaaatttgacccaaaaaggggaaatttgaCCCGAAAAAGGAGGAATTTGACCCAAAAAAGGGGAAATCTGACCAGAAATAGGGTTAATTTGAcatgaaaaagggaaatttggcatggaaaaggggaaatttgACCCAAGAAGGAGAAATTTGAcccaaaaaaggagaaatttcaaCCAAAAATGAGGCATCTGATCCAAAAAAGGGGAAATCTGACCCAAAAAGGAGAAATCTGACCCGAAAAAGGGGAAATTAGACCcgaaaaagggagaaaatagagaaaatccCATAAATAACCCCATAAATAACCCCAAAAAGGAACCCAAAACTCCCACTTTTCGGACTTGGAAGAGaccaaaacccaaaaacaaacccaacaagAAGGAAGTCCAACTGAAACCCAACGGAAACCCAACGAAACCCAAAGGAAACCAACGAAGACCCAACGAAACCCCCTAAAACCCACAAAAAtcccaaaaacc contains:
- the LOC125686344 gene encoding heterogeneous nuclear ribonucleoproteins C1/C2-like, with product MGFGIWDFWGHLGAFWGRRMYSYPARVPPPPPIARAVVPSKRQRVSGNTSRRGKSGFNSKSGQRGSSSKSGKLKGDDLQTIKKELSQIKQKVDSLLESLEKIEKEQKQKSDKTEEEQGGASSKKEESGPKTEAGGEDSAEEGDLLDDEDAEERGGRSAGIHQGR
- the LOC125686343 gene encoding uncharacterized protein LOC125686343 isoform X1; protein product: MPNFPIFGSNLPHFRPNSPFSAPIPPFPLLSPFLHLLSHFHPISFPPSFPPYNFRIPFSPIQPQIPPHFCFQTPKFPLIFGPTPQIPPHFASKPPNFPSFCLQPPKFPLIFAPTPQISPHFCSNPPNFPSFWVFIEFQLGFIGFHWDFWGFLFMLDSFSSLGFFLFGVIYGVFSLFSLFRVKFPLFRVKFPLFWVKFPLFWVRFLLFWVKFLLFGSNFPFFMSHFPHFRSNSSFLGHISPFLGQISPFLGQISHFWVKSPLFQVKFLLFLVKFLFFWVKFLLFGSDFPIFMPNFPFFMSDFPSFRSVFSLLGQIPPFSCQISPFSGQISPFSGQISSFLGQISPFWVKFPLFGSNFPYFWSDFPILGSNLLFFRSNFPFFMSDFPYFWSNFPFFGSNFSFLGQIPPFLGQISPFWVKFLLFQVKFPLFGSNFPFFGSDASFLVEISPFFWSNFSFLGQISPIFMPNFPFFMSN
- the LOC125686343 gene encoding uncharacterized protein LOC125686343 isoform X3 gives rise to the protein MPNFPIFGSNLPHFRPNSPFSAPIPPFPLLSPFLHLLSHFHPISFPPSFPPYNFRIPFSPIQPQIPPHFCFQTPKFPLIFGPTPQIPPHFASKPPNFPSFCLQPPKFPLIFAPTPQISPHFCSNPPNFPSFWVFIEFQLGFIGFHWDFWGFLFMLDSFSSLGFFLFGVIYGVFSLFSLFRVKFPLFRVKFPLFWVKFPLFWVRFLLFWVKFLLFGSNFPFFMSNFPIFWSDFSIFRSNFLFFGSNFPFLGEISPFWVKFPLFLVRFPHFGVKSPLFQVKFPLFHVRFPLFLVKFPLFWVKFLLFGSNSSFFGSNFPFLGQIPPFSGQISPFWVKFPLFWIRCLIFG
- the LOC125686343 gene encoding uncharacterized protein LOC125686343 isoform X2 — protein: MPNFPIFGSNLPHFRPNSPFSAPIPPFPLLSPFLHLLSHFHPISFPPSFPPYNFRIPFSPIQPQIPPHFCFQTPKFPLIFGPTPQIPPHFASKPPNFPSFCLQPPKFPLIFAPTPQISPHFCSNPPNFPSFWVFIEFQLGFIGFHWDFWGFLFMLDSFSSLGFFLFGVIYGVFSLFSLFRVKFPLFRVKFPLFWVKFPLFWVRFLLFWVKFLLFGSNFPFFMSHFPHFRSNSSFLGHISPFLGQISPFLGQISHFWVKSPLFQVKFLLFLVKFLFFWVKFLLFGSNFPFFMSNFPIFWSDFSIFRSNFLFFGSNFPFLGEISPFWVKFPLFLVRFPHFGVKSPLFQVKFPLFHVRFPLFLVKFPLFWVKFLLFGSNSSFFGSNFPFLGQIPPFSGQISPFWVKFPLFWIRCLIFG
- the LOC125686343 gene encoding uncharacterized protein LOC125686343 isoform X4, with the protein product MPNFPIFGSNLPHFRPNSPFSAPIPPFPLLSPFLHLLSHFHPISFPPSFPPYNFRIPFSPIQPQIPPHFCFQTPKFPLIFGPTPQIPPHFASKPPNFPSFCLQPPKFPLIFAPTPQISPHFCSNPPNFPSFWVFIEFQLGFIGFHWDFWGFLFMLDSFSSLGFFLFGVIYGVFSLFSLFRVKFPLFWVKFPLFQVKFLLFESDFPIFMPNFPYFWSNFPYFKSYFPFLGQISPFSCQISLFSGQISPFSCQICPFFGSNFPFFRSNFPFFMSNFPFFGSNFPFFGSNSSFSGQLSPFSCMIFPFWVRFPRFQVKFPHFLVRFLHFQVKFPLFWVKFPLFG